The following are encoded in a window of Aromatoleum petrolei genomic DNA:
- a CDS encoding cryptochrome/photolyase family protein has protein sequence MSSALVWFRRDLRSYDHAALYHALRRFGRVHCVFVFDSGILDALPSRSDRRVEFIWRSVQELDAALDAVSRQAGGSGAGLLVRHGRADELIPALAVQLGVAAVLSNRDYEPDAIARDRRVAERLADAGIGFEDFKDQVVFERDEILTQGGQPYSVFTPYRNAWLKKLDGFYVQAYPVERYAVQLAPKAEGERVPGLDELGFAPTNLADLRMPTGMSGGRSLFVDFAVRIGRYREARDFPAVKGVSYLSAHLRFGTVSVRELAAFASADGGAGAESWLGELVWRDFYHMILWHHPRVVTASFKPEYDRIVWDAAPELFAAWCEGRTGYPLVDAAMRQLHSTGYMHNRLRMVVASFLTKDLGIDWRRGERHFADHLLDYDLAANNGGWQWAASTGCDAQPYFRIFNPVTQSVRFDPEGRFIRRYLPELARVPDKYVHAPWKMGAADQAAAGVRIGRDYPGPVVDHATARERTLARFAVARN, from the coding sequence ATGTCCTCAGCTCTCGTGTGGTTTCGCCGCGACCTGCGCAGTTATGATCACGCGGCGCTGTATCACGCGCTGCGTCGCTTCGGGCGGGTCCATTGCGTCTTCGTGTTCGATAGCGGGATCCTTGATGCATTGCCGAGCCGCAGCGACCGGCGCGTGGAGTTCATCTGGCGCAGCGTGCAGGAGCTGGACGCTGCGCTCGATGCGGTGTCGCGCCAGGCAGGCGGGAGCGGGGCGGGCTTGCTCGTGCGGCACGGGCGCGCCGACGAACTGATCCCGGCCCTGGCGGTGCAACTGGGGGTGGCGGCGGTGCTGAGCAATCGCGACTACGAACCGGACGCCATCGCGCGCGACCGGCGCGTCGCGGAGCGGCTCGCCGACGCGGGAATTGGCTTCGAGGACTTCAAGGACCAGGTCGTCTTCGAGCGCGACGAGATCCTCACCCAGGGCGGCCAGCCGTACAGCGTATTCACGCCGTACCGGAACGCGTGGTTGAAGAAGCTGGACGGTTTCTACGTGCAGGCCTATCCGGTCGAACGCTACGCCGTGCAGCTCGCGCCCAAGGCCGAGGGCGAGCGCGTGCCCGGCCTCGACGAGCTGGGTTTCGCGCCGACCAATCTCGCCGACTTGCGCATGCCGACCGGCATGAGCGGCGGCCGGTCGCTGTTCGTGGACTTTGCCGTCCGTATCGGGCGCTATCGCGAGGCGCGCGACTTTCCCGCCGTGAAGGGGGTGTCCTACCTGTCCGCGCACCTGAGATTCGGCACCGTGTCAGTCCGCGAACTGGCGGCGTTCGCGTCGGCGGACGGCGGGGCCGGGGCGGAGAGCTGGCTCGGCGAACTGGTGTGGCGCGACTTCTATCACATGATCCTGTGGCACCACCCGCGCGTCGTGACGGCGAGCTTCAAGCCGGAGTACGACCGGATCGTGTGGGACGCGGCGCCGGAGCTGTTTGCGGCGTGGTGCGAGGGGCGCACGGGCTATCCGCTGGTCGATGCCGCGATGCGCCAGCTCCACTCGACGGGCTACATGCACAACCGCCTGCGCATGGTCGTGGCGTCCTTCCTCACCAAGGATCTGGGCATCGACTGGCGGCGCGGCGAGCGCCACTTCGCCGACCATCTGCTGGACTACGACCTCGCGGCAAACAACGGCGGATGGCAGTGGGCGGCGTCGACGGGCTGCGATGCGCAACCTTATTTCCGCATCTTCAATCCGGTGACGCAGTCGGTGCGCTTCGATCCGGAGGGGCGCTTCATCCGCCGCTACCTGCCGGAACTCGCGCGCGTACCGGACAAGTATGTCCATGCGCCGTGGAAGATGGGCGCGGCCGATCAGGCGGCTGCGGGGGTGCGCATCGGCCGCGACTATCCGGGCCCGGTCGTCGATCACGCCACCGCGCGCGAGCGCACCCTCGCGCGCTTTGCCGTGGCGCGAAACTGA
- a CDS encoding YqgE/AlgH family protein, with amino-acid sequence MSEIMSNLTHHFLIAMPSMADPNFSRTLTYIAEHNDQGALGIIVNRPIDMTLATLFERVELPLDAAGFADQPVYFGGPVQTDRGFVLHRPAGEWHSTLNVNDEAGLTSSRDILQAIGSTGQPSDVLVTLGYAGWTAGQLEQEIADNAWLTVRADLSIVFDLPPEERLAAAMQKLGIDFTNLSETAGHA; translated from the coding sequence ATGAGCGAAATCATGTCGAACCTCACGCATCATTTCCTGATCGCCATGCCCAGCATGGCCGATCCGAATTTCTCGCGCACGCTGACCTACATCGCCGAGCACAACGACCAGGGCGCGCTCGGGATCATCGTCAACCGGCCGATCGACATGACGCTCGCCACGCTCTTCGAGCGCGTCGAACTGCCGCTCGACGCCGCCGGCTTCGCCGACCAGCCGGTGTATTTCGGCGGCCCGGTGCAGACCGACCGCGGCTTCGTGCTGCATCGGCCCGCGGGCGAATGGCACTCGACGCTGAACGTGAACGATGAAGCCGGCCTGACCAGCTCGCGCGACATCCTGCAGGCCATCGGCAGCACCGGCCAGCCCTCCGACGTGCTCGTGACGCTGGGCTACGCCGGCTGGACCGCCGGCCAGCTCGAACAGGAGATCGCCGACAACGCGTGGCTGACCGTGCGCGCCGATCTCTCCATCGTCTTCGACCTCCCGCCCGAGGAGCGCCTCGCCGCCGCCATGCAGAAGCTCGGCATCGACTTCACCAACCTCAGCGAGACGGCCGGGCATGCCTGA
- the ruvX gene encoding Holliday junction resolvase RuvX: protein MPEAAAPEPRPTPDLPARGTLLGFDFGLVRLGVAVGELETGRASALVTISGEANAPRFAAIEKLIAEWRPVGLVVGIPCHLDGTPHEMTARCRRFANQLHGRYRLPVMESDERLSSAAAEAALEEAGQRSWQARKPVLDAVAAQILLQHFLDALQHAKA from the coding sequence ATGCCTGAGGCGGCCGCGCCCGAACCCCGGCCAACCCCGGACCTCCCCGCGCGCGGCACCCTGCTCGGCTTCGACTTCGGCCTCGTGCGCCTCGGCGTCGCCGTCGGCGAACTCGAGACCGGCCGGGCCAGCGCGCTCGTCACCATCAGCGGCGAGGCCAATGCACCGCGCTTCGCCGCGATCGAAAAGCTCATCGCCGAGTGGCGCCCCGTCGGCCTCGTCGTCGGCATCCCCTGCCACCTCGACGGCACCCCGCACGAGATGACCGCACGTTGCCGCCGCTTCGCGAACCAGCTGCACGGCCGCTATCGCCTGCCGGTCATGGAAAGCGACGAACGCCTGTCCTCCGCCGCGGCCGAAGCCGCGTTGGAGGAAGCGGGGCAGCGCAGCTGGCAAGCACGCAAACCGGTGCTCGACGCGGTTGCCGCCCAGATCCTCCTGCAACACTTCCTGGACGCCCTCCAACATGCAAAAGCTTGA
- the pyrR gene encoding bifunctional pyr operon transcriptional regulator/uracil phosphoribosyltransferase PyrR, producing MQKLDAEALFQTLVEQMRPHVTPDTALVGIHTGGVWLAERLQQALGLKHPTGSIDVSFYRDDFGSKGLHPQPKRTEIPFDVEGAHVIIVDDVLYTGRTTRAAINELFDFGRPAGVDLAVLVDRGGRELPIAARYCALTLPQPLPASQSLQLETDAAGVFTLRLIDA from the coding sequence ATGCAAAAGCTTGATGCTGAAGCGCTCTTCCAGACCCTGGTCGAGCAGATGCGGCCGCACGTGACGCCCGACACCGCGCTGGTGGGCATCCACACGGGCGGCGTATGGCTGGCCGAGCGTCTGCAGCAGGCCCTGGGCCTGAAGCACCCGACCGGCTCGATCGACGTGTCCTTCTACCGCGACGACTTCGGCTCCAAGGGCCTGCATCCCCAGCCCAAGCGCACCGAGATCCCGTTCGACGTCGAAGGCGCCCACGTCATCATCGTCGATGACGTCCTCTACACCGGACGGACGACGCGCGCCGCGATCAACGAACTGTTCGACTTCGGCCGCCCCGCCGGCGTCGACCTCGCCGTGCTCGTCGACCGCGGCGGCCGCGAGTTGCCGATCGCCGCACGCTACTGCGCCCTCACCCTGCCCCAACCCCTGCCCGCAAGCCAGAGCCTGCAGCTCGAGACCGATGCTGCCGGCGTTTTCACCCTGAGGCTGATCGATGCATAA
- a CDS encoding aspartate carbamoyltransferase catalytic subunit produces the protein MHNPQLNKHGELQHLLTIDGLPRDVITAILDTAAPFTEVAEREVKKLPLLRGKSIFNLFFENSTRTRTTFEIAAKRLSADVVNLNVSTSSTAKGESLLDTVDNLCAMQADMFVVRHAASGAPFLIAQHLLATGRDHIHVVNAGDGRHAHPTQGLLDMYTIRHYKRDFTNLTVAIVGDVLHSRVARSQISALTTLGVPEVRVIGPKTLLPTEVERMGVRVFHDIREGLKDVDVVMMLRLQNERMNGALLPTPQEYYKVWGLTAEKLALAKPDAIVMHPGPMNRGVEIDSSVADGAQAVILPQVTFGIAVRMAVMSMLAGQQGSYK, from the coding sequence ATGCATAACCCCCAGCTCAACAAACACGGCGAACTGCAGCACCTGCTGACGATCGACGGCCTGCCGCGCGACGTCATCACCGCGATCCTCGACACCGCCGCCCCGTTCACCGAGGTCGCCGAACGCGAAGTGAAGAAGCTGCCGCTCCTGCGCGGCAAGAGCATCTTCAACCTGTTCTTCGAGAACTCCACGCGCACCCGCACCACCTTCGAGATCGCCGCGAAGCGCCTGTCGGCCGACGTCGTGAACCTCAACGTATCGACCAGCTCCACCGCCAAGGGCGAGAGCCTGCTCGACACCGTCGACAACCTGTGCGCGATGCAGGCCGACATGTTCGTCGTGCGCCATGCCGCGAGCGGCGCACCCTTCCTGATCGCACAGCACCTGCTCGCCACCGGGCGCGACCACATCCACGTCGTCAATGCCGGCGACGGCCGCCACGCGCATCCGACGCAGGGCCTGCTGGACATGTACACCATCCGGCACTACAAGCGCGATTTCACCAATCTGACCGTCGCGATCGTCGGCGACGTGCTGCACTCGCGTGTCGCGCGCTCGCAGATCAGTGCGCTGACCACGCTGGGCGTGCCCGAAGTGCGCGTGATCGGCCCGAAGACGCTGCTGCCGACCGAGGTCGAGCGCATGGGCGTGCGCGTCTTCCACGACATCCGCGAAGGCCTCAAGGACGTCGACGTCGTCATGATGCTGCGCCTGCAGAACGAGCGCATGAACGGCGCGCTGCTGCCGACCCCGCAGGAGTACTACAAGGTGTGGGGCCTCACCGCCGAGAAACTGGCGCTGGCCAAGCCTGACGCCATCGTCATGCACCCGGGACCGATGAACCGCGGCGTCGAGATCGATTCCTCCGTCGCCGACGGCGCGCAGGCCGTGATCCTGCCCCAGGTCACCTTCGGCATCGCAGTACGCATGGCCGTCATGAGCATGCTGGCCGGCCAGCAAGGGAGCTACAAGTAA
- a CDS encoding dihydroorotase, whose amino-acid sequence MKIRITNGRVIDPANGLDDKRDVYLADGKIVATGQAPDGFAAERTIDAAKLVVAPGLIDLAARLREPGFEYRATLESEMDAAMAGGVTSLAIPPDTDPVLDEPGLVEMLCYRAKKLNRAHVYPVGALTIGLKGERLSEMAELVEAGCVAFSQANVSIVDNNVLLRALQYAATFGFRVWLQPLAPFLGRNGVAHDGEIASRLGLPGIPVAAETIALYTYIQLARTTGARLHVTRLSSAAGLALVEQARAEGMDITCDVSINHLHLSDMDIGYFNSNCHLVPPLRSQRDRDALRQGLADGRINALCSDHTPVDDDGKLTPFSESEPGATGLELLLPLTLKWAQETGLPLVKALARVTSDAARIVGITKAGHLTPGARADLCVFDPAAHTTVSRDNLRSQGKNTPFLGLELPGRVHYTLVEGQVMHELG is encoded by the coding sequence ATGAAGATCCGCATCACCAACGGCCGCGTCATCGACCCGGCGAACGGCCTCGACGACAAGCGCGACGTGTATCTCGCCGACGGCAAGATCGTCGCGACCGGCCAGGCCCCCGACGGCTTCGCCGCGGAACGCACGATCGACGCCGCCAAGCTCGTCGTCGCACCGGGTCTCATCGATCTCGCCGCGCGCCTGCGCGAGCCCGGCTTCGAATACCGCGCCACCCTCGAATCCGAGATGGACGCGGCGATGGCCGGCGGTGTCACCAGCCTCGCGATCCCGCCCGACACCGACCCCGTGCTCGACGAGCCGGGCCTGGTCGAGATGCTGTGCTACCGCGCGAAGAAGCTCAACCGCGCCCACGTCTATCCGGTCGGCGCGCTGACCATCGGCCTCAAGGGCGAGCGCCTGTCGGAGATGGCCGAGCTGGTCGAAGCCGGCTGTGTCGCCTTCAGCCAGGCCAATGTCTCCATCGTCGACAACAACGTGCTGCTGCGCGCGCTGCAATACGCCGCGACCTTCGGCTTCCGCGTCTGGCTACAGCCACTCGCGCCCTTCCTCGGTCGCAATGGGGTCGCGCACGACGGTGAGATCGCCTCACGCCTGGGCCTGCCGGGCATTCCCGTCGCCGCCGAGACGATCGCGCTGTACACCTACATCCAGCTCGCCCGCACGACCGGCGCACGCCTCCACGTCACCCGCCTGTCGAGCGCGGCAGGCCTTGCGCTTGTCGAACAGGCCCGCGCCGAAGGCATGGACATCACCTGCGACGTGTCGATCAACCACCTGCACCTGTCCGACATGGACATCGGCTACTTCAACAGCAACTGCCACCTCGTGCCGCCGCTGCGCAGCCAGCGCGACCGCGACGCGCTGCGCCAAGGGCTCGCCGACGGCCGCATCAACGCGCTTTGCTCGGACCATACGCCGGTGGACGATGACGGCAAGCTCACCCCGTTCAGCGAATCGGAGCCGGGCGCGACAGGCCTCGAGCTGCTGCTGCCGCTCACCCTCAAGTGGGCGCAGGAGACGGGATTGCCGCTGGTGAAGGCGCTGGCGCGGGTGACCTCGGATGCCGCGCGCATCGTCGGCATCACCAAGGCCGGCCACCTGACGCCGGGCGCGCGCGCCGACCTGTGCGTGTTCGACCCCGCTGCCCACACGACCGTGAGCCGCGACAACCTGCGCAGCCAGGGCAAGAACACGCCCTTCCTCGGGCTGGAACTGCCCGGCCGCGTGCACTACACCCTGGTCGAAGGCCAGGTCATGCACGAACTGGGCTGA
- a CDS encoding DUF167 domain-containing protein, with protein sequence MSETVWLREAADGGLVLTLHIQPGAKKTEFVGLHGEAMKIRLAAPPVDGKANAALCAFLADFCGVPKSAVTLISGETSRAKRVRVDAASAAALARMRALG encoded by the coding sequence ATGAGCGAGACCGTCTGGCTGCGCGAGGCGGCCGATGGCGGCCTCGTGCTGACGCTGCACATCCAGCCGGGGGCGAAGAAGACCGAATTCGTCGGCCTGCATGGCGAGGCGATGAAGATCCGCCTCGCCGCGCCGCCCGTGGACGGGAAGGCGAATGCGGCGTTGTGCGCCTTTCTGGCGGATTTCTGCGGCGTGCCGAAATCCGCCGTGACACTGATCAGCGGTGAGACCTCGCGCGCGAAGCGGGTGCGGGTGGACGCTGCGAGCGCCGCAGCGCTCGCGCGCATGCGGGCGCTCGGCTGA
- a CDS encoding YggT family protein yields the protein MLGNVLLLVLDTAFGFITLMLLARFFMQWQRVSFRNQVGAFVVATTDWLVRPLRRVIPGVLGLDLASLLPAWVLQTLFVFIELSLRGAALNGNPGALILGLWGLGLLEVARMAIYLVFGVVLMSAILSWVSPHAPAAPVFHNLSAPFLRPFRRILPPIANVDLSPLVLLLVLQIVLMLLGGLRGNFASLLVG from the coding sequence ATGCTGGGCAACGTATTGCTGCTGGTTCTCGACACGGCCTTCGGCTTCATCACCCTGATGCTGCTGGCGCGCTTCTTCATGCAGTGGCAGCGCGTGTCGTTCCGCAACCAGGTGGGGGCTTTCGTCGTCGCCACCACCGACTGGCTCGTGCGGCCGCTGCGCCGCGTGATCCCGGGCGTGTTGGGGCTCGATCTTGCGAGCCTGCTGCCGGCGTGGGTGCTGCAGACGCTGTTTGTGTTCATCGAATTGTCACTGCGCGGCGCCGCCCTCAATGGTAATCCCGGCGCCCTGATCCTCGGCCTGTGGGGGCTGGGGCTGCTGGAAGTCGCCCGCATGGCGATCTATCTCGTGTTCGGCGTGGTGCTGATGTCGGCGATCCTGTCGTGGGTGAGCCCGCATGCGCCGGCCGCCCCCGTCTTTCACAATCTCTCCGCGCCTTTCCTGCGTCCGTTCCGGCGCATCCTCCCGCCGATCGCCAATGTGGACCTGTCGCCGCTGGTGCTGCTGCTGGTGCTGCAGATCGTGTTGATGCTGCTCGGCGGGCTGCGCGGGAACTTCGCGTCGCTGCTGGTCGGATGA
- the proC gene encoding pyrroline-5-carboxylate reductase: protein MRISFLGGGNMASALIGGMLERGFAAADIQVVELQEEGRKRLAERFGVRTVGAVDDALLDCDVLVLAVKPQQMKAALAPLAGRLARQVVVSIAAGLRLADIGRWLGGYARLVRVMPNTPALIGAGVSGLYADPSVDAAGRAATERVLAAVGSTAWIAEEAQMDAVTAVSGSGPAYVFHFIEALEAAGASLGFDAATARKLAIDTVLGAAKLAAGSDEAPGVLRERVTSKGGTTEAALASMQASGFFDTIVAAVKAAEVRGRELGEQLGRD from the coding sequence ATCAGGATCAGTTTCCTGGGGGGCGGCAACATGGCGTCGGCGCTGATCGGCGGCATGCTCGAACGCGGCTTCGCCGCGGCTGACATCCAGGTGGTGGAGTTGCAGGAAGAAGGGCGCAAGCGCCTGGCGGAGCGTTTCGGCGTGCGCACCGTGGGCGCGGTCGATGACGCGCTGCTCGATTGCGACGTGCTGGTGCTGGCGGTGAAGCCGCAGCAGATGAAGGCGGCGCTCGCGCCGCTGGCGGGTCGGCTGGCGCGCCAGGTGGTGGTGAGCATCGCCGCCGGGCTGCGGCTTGCGGACATCGGCCGCTGGCTGGGCGGCTACGCGCGGCTCGTGCGGGTGATGCCGAACACGCCGGCGCTGATCGGGGCAGGCGTGTCGGGCCTGTATGCGGACCCGTCGGTGGACGCCGCCGGGCGCGCCGCGACCGAGCGCGTGCTCGCTGCGGTCGGCAGCACGGCGTGGATCGCCGAGGAGGCGCAGATGGATGCGGTGACAGCGGTGTCGGGCAGCGGTCCGGCCTATGTCTTCCACTTCATCGAGGCGCTGGAGGCGGCCGGCGCTTCGCTCGGCTTCGATGCGGCCACGGCACGCAAGCTCGCGATCGACACGGTACTGGGCGCGGCGAAGCTCGCGGCCGGCTCCGACGAGGCGCCGGGCGTGTTGCGCGAGCGTGTCACCTCGAAGGGCGGCACGACCGAGGCGGCTCTCGCGAGCATGCAGGCATCGGGCTTCTTCGATACGATCGTCGCCGCGGTGAAGGCCGCCGAGGTGCGCGGGCGGGAACTTGGTGAACAACTGGGCAGGGACTGA
- a CDS encoding YggS family pyridoxal phosphate-dependent enzyme, giving the protein MTTIAANLQAVRERVADAAIAAGRRPEEIALLAVSKTWPAHCVAEAADAGQRLFGENYVQEGVAKVAELQARGLEWHFIGPLQSNKTRPVAAHFDWVHSVDRLKLAERLSEQRAAESAPLNVCIQVNVSGEASKSGVAPDEVAALARQVAALPRLRLRGLMAIPEPDGDEALLRGRFATLRRLRDELNAAGFALDTLSMGMSHDLELAIAEGATMVRVGTAIFGTRKLREERI; this is encoded by the coding sequence ATGACAACAATCGCCGCCAACTTGCAAGCCGTGCGCGAGCGCGTCGCCGATGCCGCGATCGCTGCGGGACGGCGGCCCGAAGAGATCGCGCTGCTGGCCGTCAGCAAGACCTGGCCGGCACATTGCGTGGCCGAGGCGGCCGATGCAGGGCAGCGCCTGTTCGGCGAGAACTATGTGCAGGAAGGCGTGGCAAAGGTCGCCGAACTGCAGGCGCGTGGATTGGAATGGCATTTCATCGGACCGCTGCAGAGCAACAAGACGCGACCCGTCGCGGCGCACTTCGACTGGGTGCATTCGGTCGATCGCCTGAAGCTCGCCGAGCGCTTGTCCGAGCAGCGCGCCGCGGAGTCGGCGCCGCTCAACGTGTGCATCCAGGTGAACGTGAGCGGGGAGGCGAGCAAGAGCGGGGTCGCGCCCGACGAAGTGGCGGCGCTGGCGCGGCAGGTGGCGGCGCTGCCGCGGCTGCGCCTGCGCGGGCTGATGGCGATTCCAGAGCCGGACGGGGACGAGGCGTTGCTGCGCGGCCGCTTCGCGACGCTGCGCCGGTTGCGCGACGAACTCAATGCCGCCGGTTTCGCGCTCGACACGCTGTCGATGGGGATGTCGCACGATCTCGAACTGGCGATCGCCGAGGGGGCGACCATGGTGCGGGTGGGCACCGCGATTTTCGGAACACGCAAGCTGCGTGAGGAACGGATATGA
- a CDS encoding type IV pilus twitching motility protein PilT codes for MDITELLAFAVKNKASDLHLSSGLPPMIRVHGDVRRINLPPMEHKDVHSMVYDIMNDQQRKQYEEVLECDFSFAVPNLARFRVNAFNQNRGAAAVFRTIPSKVLTLEELNCPKIFKDISNQPRGIVLVTGPTGSGKSTTLAAMIDHINDNEYGHILTIEDPIEFVHESKRCLINQREIARDTLSFNNALRSALREDPDVILVGEMRDLETIRLALTGAETGHLVFGTLHTSSAAKTIDRIVDVFPAAEKEMVRSMLSESLRAVISQTLLKTKDGQGRVAAHEIMIGTPAIRNLIRENKIAQMYSSIQTGQNVGMQTLDQCLLDLVRRNIVSPAEAKMKAQNKDNFG; via the coding sequence ATGGACATCACCGAACTGCTGGCCTTTGCGGTCAAGAACAAGGCCTCTGACCTCCATCTCTCGTCCGGCCTGCCGCCCATGATCCGCGTGCACGGCGACGTGCGGCGCATCAACCTGCCGCCGATGGAGCACAAGGACGTGCACTCCATGGTGTACGACATCATGAACGACCAGCAGCGCAAACAGTACGAGGAAGTGCTGGAGTGCGACTTCTCGTTCGCGGTGCCCAACCTCGCGCGCTTCCGCGTCAACGCCTTCAACCAGAACCGCGGTGCGGCAGCCGTGTTCCGGACCATTCCGTCCAAGGTGCTGACGCTCGAAGAGCTCAACTGCCCCAAGATCTTCAAGGACATCTCCAACCAGCCGCGCGGCATCGTGCTCGTCACCGGCCCGACCGGCTCGGGCAAGTCGACCACGCTCGCGGCGATGATCGACCACATCAACGACAACGAATACGGCCACATCCTCACCATCGAGGACCCGATCGAATTCGTGCATGAGTCCAAACGCTGCCTGATCAACCAGCGCGAAATCGCGCGCGACACGCTGTCCTTCAACAACGCGCTGCGCTCGGCGCTGCGCGAGGACCCGGACGTAATCCTTGTCGGCGAAATGCGCGACCTCGAGACCATCCGCCTCGCGCTGACTGGCGCCGAGACGGGCCACCTGGTGTTCGGCACCCTGCACACCTCGTCGGCCGCCAAGACCATTGACCGTATCGTCGACGTCTTCCCCGCCGCCGAGAAGGAAATGGTGCGCTCGATGCTGTCCGAATCGCTGCGCGCCGTCATCTCGCAGACCCTGCTGAAGACCAAGGACGGCCAGGGGCGCGTCGCCGCGCACGAGATCATGATCGGCACCCCCGCGATCCGCAACCTGATCCGCGAGAACAAGATCGCGCAGATGTACTCGTCGATCCAGACCGGCCAGAACGTCGGAATGCAGACGCTGGACCAGTGCCTGCTCGACCTCGTGCGCCGCAACATCGTGTCGCCCGCCGAAGCCAAGATGAAGGCGCAGAACAAGGACAACTTCGGCTGA
- a CDS encoding PilT/PilU family type 4a pilus ATPase, which yields MERDQALKFMHDLLRLMVQKNGSDLFITAGFPPAIKIDGRVIPQSNQSLTQQHTAELARAVMNDRQAAEFESTKECNFAISPAGIGRFRANAFIQQGKVGLVLRTIAQKIPTFDDLGMPAVLRDVAMAKRGLVIFVGGTGTGKTTSLAAMVDFRNEHSYGHIITVEDPIEYVHQHKNCIVTQREVGIDTDGWEAALKNTLRQAPDVILMGEIRDRETMDYAIAFAETGHLCLATLHANSANQALDRIINFFPEDRRQQLLMDLSLNLRALISQRLLPKKNEKGRVPAVEVLLNSPLISDLIFKGEVPGIKEVMKRSRELGMQTFDQALFDLYEEERITYEDALRNADSVNDLRLQIKLNSKLGEKDLVSGIQHLDIV from the coding sequence ATGGAACGCGATCAGGCCCTCAAATTCATGCACGACCTGCTCAGGCTGATGGTGCAGAAGAATGGCTCCGACCTTTTCATCACCGCCGGCTTTCCACCTGCGATCAAGATCGACGGACGCGTCATCCCGCAGTCCAATCAGTCGCTCACGCAGCAGCACACCGCCGAGCTTGCGCGCGCGGTCATGAACGATCGCCAGGCGGCCGAGTTCGAATCGACCAAGGAATGCAATTTCGCGATCTCGCCCGCGGGCATCGGCCGCTTCCGTGCCAACGCCTTCATCCAGCAGGGCAAGGTCGGCCTCGTGCTGCGGACGATCGCACAGAAGATCCCGACCTTCGACGATCTGGGCATGCCCGCGGTGCTGCGCGACGTCGCGATGGCCAAGCGCGGCCTCGTGATCTTCGTCGGCGGCACCGGTACCGGCAAGACGACCTCGCTGGCGGCAATGGTCGACTTCCGCAACGAGCACTCCTACGGCCACATCATCACGGTCGAGGACCCGATCGAATACGTGCACCAGCACAAGAACTGCATCGTCACCCAGCGCGAGGTTGGCATCGACACCGACGGCTGGGAGGCGGCACTGAAGAACACCCTGCGTCAGGCCCCCGATGTGATCCTGATGGGCGAAATCCGCGACCGCGAGACGATGGACTACGCGATCGCCTTCGCCGAAACCGGCCACCTGTGCCTCGCCACGCTGCACGCGAACAGTGCGAACCAGGCGCTCGACCGGATCATCAACTTCTTCCCCGAAGACCGGCGCCAGCAGCTGCTGATGGACCTTTCGCTCAACCTGCGCGCACTGATCTCGCAGCGCCTGCTGCCGAAGAAAAACGAGAAGGGACGCGTGCCTGCCGTCGAGGTGCTGCTCAACTCGCCGCTGATCTCGGATCTGATCTTCAAGGGCGAAGTGCCGGGCATCAAGGAAGTGATGAAGCGCTCGCGCGAACTCGGCATGCAGACCTTCGACCAGGCGCTCTTCGATCTCTACGAGGAGGAGCGAATCACCTATGAAGACGCGCTGCGCAACGCCGACTCGGTGAACGACCTGCGCCTGCAGATCAAGCTCAACAGTAAGCTCGGCGAGAAGGATCTCGTGTCTGGCATCCAGCACCTCGACATCGTCTGA